The following are from one region of the Vitis riparia cultivar Riparia Gloire de Montpellier isolate 1030 chromosome 9, EGFV_Vit.rip_1.0, whole genome shotgun sequence genome:
- the LOC117922593 gene encoding putative disease resistance protein RGA3: MGKLINLRHLENSFLNNKGLPKGIGRLSSLQTLNVFIVSSHGNDEGQIGDLRNLNNLRGDLSIQGLDEVKDAGEAEKAELKNKVHLQDLTLGFDREEGTKGVAEALQPHPNLKALHIYYYGDREWPNWMMGSSLAQLKILNLKFCERCPCLPPLGQLPVLEELGIWKMYGVKYIGSEFLGSSSTVFPKLKELAISGLDELKQWEIKEKEERSIMPCLNHLIMRGCPKLEGLPNHVLQRTTLQILNIRSSPILERRYRKDIGEDRHKISHIPQVKCRCD; this comes from the coding sequence ATGGGTAAACTAATTAATTTGAGGCATCttgaaaattcttttcttaataataagGGCTTGCCAAAAGGAATTGGAAGATTAAGCTCTCTTCAGACACTGAATGTTTTCATTGTGAGTAGTCATGGCAATGATGAAGGCCAAATAGGAGACCTGAGAAACTTGAACAACCTAAGAGGAGATCTTTCCATTCAAGGGTTGGATGAAGTGAAAGATGCAGGGGAGGCAGAAAAAGCAGAATTGAAGAATAAGGTACACCTCCAAGATTTGACATTGGGATTTGATAGAGAGGAGGGGACCAAGGGTGTGGCTGAAGCTTTACAACCCCATCCAAACTTGAAAGCTctacatatatattattatggTGACAGAGAGTGGCCCAATTGGATGATGGGTTCATCATTAGCTCAACTGAAAATACTTAACCTCAAGTTTTGCGAAAGATGTCCATGTTTGCCTCCTTTGGGGCAACTGCCTGTCCTCGAGGAGCTGGGGATATGGAAAATGTACGGTGTGAAATACATAGGTAGTGAGTTTTTGGGATCATCATCAACAGTATTCCCAAAGCTGAAGGAATTGGCTATTTCTGGTTTGGATGAATTGAAGCAatgggaaataaaagaaaaagaagagaggtcAATAATGCCATGTCTCAATCACTTGATTATGAGAGGCTGCCCAAAGCTGGAGGGACTGCCGAACCACGTGCTCCAGAGGACAACATTGCAGATATTGAACATCAGATCTTCTCCTATTCTGGAACGACGCTATCGAAAGGATATCGGAGAGGATCGACACAAAATATCTCATATCCCACAAGTCAAATGTAGATGCGACTGA
- the LOC117921774 gene encoding putative disease resistance protein RGA3, with product MADALVSIVLERLTSVVEQQIHEQVSLVPGVESEIQSLKSTLRSVRDVLEDAERRKVKEKSVQGWLERLKDMAYEMMDVLDEWSIAIFQFQMEGVENASTSKTKVSFCMPSPFIRFKQVASERTDFNFVSSRSEERPQRLITTSAIDISEVYGRDMDEKIILDHLLGKMRQEKSGLYIVSIFGTGGMGKTTLARLAYNHRQVKAHFDERIWVCVSDPFEPARIFRDIVEIIQKASPNLHNLEALQQKVQTCVSGKKFLLVLDDVWTEDNQLWEQLKNTLHCGAAGSRILATTRKESVVKMMRTTYKHPLGELSLEQSRALFHQIAFSERSTWEKEEELKEIGEKIADKCKGLPLAIKTLGNLLRIKNSEEEWKYVLNSEVWQLDEFERDISPALLLSYYDLPPAIQRCFSFCAVFPKDSVIERDELIKLWMAQSYLKSDGSKEMEMVGRTYFEYLAARSFFQDFEKDTDGNIIRCKMHDIVHDFAQFLTQNECFIVEVDNQQMERIDLSFKKIRHITLVVRESIPNFVSTYNMKNLHTLLAKEAFKSSALVALPNLLRHLTCLRALDLSSNQLIEELPKEVGKLIHLRFLNLSFCRN from the coding sequence ATGGCTGATGCCCTCGTTTCTATTGTGCTGGAACGCTTAACTTCGGTTGTTGAACAGCAGATTCATGAACAAGTTTCTCTGGTTCCGGGTGTTGAATCAGAAATTCAAAGTCTCAAAAGCACACTCCGCTCCGTCCGAGATGTTCTTGAAGATGCCGAGAGGagaaaagtgaaggaaaaatctGTCCAAGGTTGGTTGGAGAGGCTCAAAGACATGGCCTACGAAATGATGGACGTGCTGGATGAGTGGAGCATTGCTATTTTTCAATTCCAGATGGAGGGAGTTGAAAATGCTTCCACGTCTAAGACGAAGGTAAGCTTCTGTATGCCCTCCCCATTCATCCGTTTCAAGCAAGTTGCAAGTGAACGGACCGATTTTAATTTTGTCTCTAGTAGGAGTGAGGAGCGACCACAGCGACTTATAACTACCTCTGCAATTGATATTTCAGAGGTGTACGGTCGGGATATGGATGAAAAAATCATATTAGACCATTTGTTGGGTAAGATGCGTCAAGAGAAATCTGGCCTCTACATCGTCTCCATATTTGGGACGGGAGGCATGGGCAAAACAACTCTTGCTCGACTAGCCTACAACCACCGACAGGTGAAGGCCCATTTTGATGAAAGAATATGGGTCTGTGTCTCTGATCCTTTTGAGCCAGCCAGAATTTTTAGGGATATTGTTGAAATCATCCAGAAAGCGTCTCCTAATCTCCATAATTTGGAAGCTTTACAACAAAAAGTTCAAACGTGTGTCTCTGGAAAGAAGTTCCTTCTTGTGCTAGATGATGTGTGGACTGAAGACAATCAATTGTGGGAACAACTGAAGAACACCCTCCACTGCGGAGCAGCAGGGAGTAGAATTCTGGCGACCACACGCAAAGAGAGTGTTGTTAAGATGATGAGAACTACGTACAAGCATCCCTTGGGGGAGCTGTCTTTGGAGCAATCTCGGGCATTATTCCATCAAATAGCTTTCTCTGAAAGGAGTACTtgggagaaagaggaagaattaaaagaaattggtgAGAAAATAGCAGACAAATGCAAGGGCTTGCCCCTCGCTATAAAAACTTTAGGGAACCTCTTGCGCATAAAAAATAGCGAGGAAGAATGGAAGTACGTATTGAATAGTGAAGTATGGCAGCTAGATGAGTTTGAGAGAGATATTTCCCCTGCTTTGTTGTTGAGTTATTATGATCTGCCCCCTGCAATTCAACGCTGCTTCTCATTTTGTGCTGTTTTTCCAAAAGACTCGGTTATTGAGAGAGATGAGCTGATCAAGTTGTGGATGGCACAAAGCTATCTCAAATCTGATGGGAGTAAAGAGATGGAGATGGTTGGGAGAACGTACTTTGAATATTTAGCTGCTCGGTCTTTCTtccaagattttgaaaaagatacTGATGGTAATATAATACGTTGTAAGATGCATGATATAGTGCATGATTTTGCTCAATTTTTGACTCAGAATGAATGCTTTATTGTGGAGGTTGACAACCAACAAATGGAGAGAATAGATTTATCCTTCAAAAAGATTCGTCATATCACCTTAGTTGTCCGAGAGAGTATCCCTAATTTCGTCTCCACTTATAACATGAAGAATCTACACACCCTCTTGGCTAAGGAAGCATTCAAGTCAAGTGCTCTTGTAGCCTTACCTAATTTGTTAAGGCATTTGACATGTCTCAGGGCATTGGATTTGAGCAGCAATCAGTTGATTGAGGAACTTCCTAAGGAGGTAGGAAAATTGATACATTTAAGATTCCTTAATCTATCATTTTGTAGAAATTGA